The uncultured Methanomethylovorans sp. genome contains a region encoding:
- a CDS encoding disaggregatase related repeat-containing protein, with amino-acid sequence MFSMYGEEIGQKLSFFRAVKSYQIILLVLHIICCFFLLTGQSVEKKRILSTINTKNKSLAKKVPTMLICFSIYFLLFSIAASSICSAATVYVDTNATGKYTANVTTDGIYICDGTNDEVEINKALAYIDGLGGGTVYLKGPNTYWIDATIQMGSNTILTGDSTACIKLIANAGWAVDVPLIRNKSGDYKNFTITGFEIDGNSEQQSVDRGDGYYNLMYFDDCKGITVTDMRLEWSTGDGLKARNSPYSYTSSANIVFSDNSVYKLGHDALYVLGMNGVTATNNDVYTRTNSAFRLSSSGEAKIYNNIIHSEISGSSTGPGIEIDKNSGYKSENIEIYNNIFHTLNGAAIWIDGEDKDNVKRGKNVHVHHNIMYNVGQYSTNTGYSNAAMIIGQFDNTIIENNVIDNGGHAAVKYYQYPNSYKMSADFTTIVRNNIILNCAKNVKTGIWNYNSDHHEFIVYNNCLYNNANGAYTGANIGHSDDIYLDPLFASSTSRDYHLKSKAGRYSSGKWVADSTTSPLIDAGYSKSSYSTEPSPNGGIINIGRYGNTAQASKSSSTSSPVSNKAPVAKAGSDKTVSTGSTVSFDGSSSSDDKGIAYYSWDFDSSNGISETTGITSTYKYSTAGTYTVTLTVTDIYGQKSTDTLIVVVADPDDPPVANADADKTTTTGSAVSFDGSSSTDDKGITTYSWDFDVSNGITSEASGKTATHTYTTAGTYTVTLTVTDTSGQTDTDTLKVVVSSSTSSGSGSISYTPCYDNRLRESLPTTVLSTSTYIDVGRSTDSICRNVMLFDLSNYKTTDTVSKATLSLYWYYPAGTTRSSATVVEIYRPCSWTPSSVTWNSWATAGGNWYDKSGVAQGSTPYATLTFPASTVSDNQYYEFDVTQLVQEYVSGKYSNTGFFIKAKTESDNYIAFYSSDCGDDAHKPLLKVTTGSGSTSTDNAPVANAGADKTATTGTSVSFDGSASTDDKGIATYSWDFNTLDGITSEATGVSTTHTFATAGTYTVTLTVTDTAGQKSTDTLQVVVSNSTSPSTGSGTYTPTYDNRLRESLPTSVLSTSAYIDVGRSADSVCRDVMLFDLSGYKTTDTISKATLSLYWYYPTSARTSATAVEIYRPVAWNPNSVTWNSWTTAGGNWYDKNGAAQGSTPYATLTFSASKLPDNQYYDFDVTQLVQEYVSGKYTNTGFFIKAKTESGNYIAFYSSDCGDDAHKPKLTITTASVDNAPVANAGADKTATTGTSVSFDGSASTDDKGIATYSWDFNTLDGITPEATGVSTTHTFATAGTYTVTLTVTDTAGQKSTDTLQVVVSKITSTISYTPTYDNRLRESSPTSVLSTSTFIDVGELSGSRYRDVMLFDLSSYKTTDTISKATLSLYWYYPAGTSRTSDTIVDIYRPVAWDTKSVTWTSGSWYDKNGVAQGSTPYATLTFPASTLPGNKYYDFDVTQLVQEYVSGKYTNTGFFLKAKTESGNYIAFYSSDWTTAAQRPKLTIIC; translated from the coding sequence ATGTTTAGTATGTATGGTGAAGAAATAGGTCAGAAGCTTAGCTTTTTTAGAGCAGTTAAATCGTATCAGATAATATTGCTCGTATTGCATATCATATGTTGCTTTTTTTTATTAACTGGGCAATCTGTCGAAAAGAAACGTATTTTATCTACAATTAATACTAAAAACAAATCTTTAGCAAAGAAAGTACCAACGATGCTCATATGTTTTTCAATTTATTTTCTTTTGTTTTCGATTGCTGCATCGAGTATATGCTCGGCAGCAACTGTATATGTAGATACAAATGCGACTGGAAAATACACAGCCAATGTGACAACTGATGGAATCTACATTTGTGATGGAACAAATGATGAGGTTGAGATCAATAAGGCATTAGCGTATATTGATGGTCTTGGTGGTGGTACTGTCTACCTAAAAGGACCAAACACATATTGGATAGATGCAACTATTCAGATGGGCTCAAATACAATTCTCACCGGAGATTCAACTGCTTGTATTAAGCTGATAGCAAATGCAGGATGGGCTGTTGATGTTCCATTAATCAGAAATAAAAGTGGGGATTATAAAAATTTCACAATCACAGGATTTGAGATTGACGGGAACAGTGAACAGCAATCTGTAGACCGCGGTGATGGATATTATAATCTGATGTATTTTGATGACTGTAAAGGAATAACAGTAACAGACATGCGTCTGGAATGGAGTACAGGCGACGGACTAAAAGCAAGAAATAGCCCTTATTCTTACACTTCTTCAGCAAATATCGTATTTTCAGATAATTCTGTATATAAACTTGGACATGATGCCCTTTACGTTCTGGGAATGAATGGTGTTACGGCAACCAACAATGATGTTTATACAAGAACTAACAGTGCTTTCAGGTTATCAAGTTCTGGTGAAGCAAAGATCTATAATAATATTATACATTCAGAAATTAGTGGGTCCTCCACAGGTCCAGGTATAGAAATTGATAAAAATAGTGGATACAAATCTGAAAATATTGAAATATATAACAATATATTCCATACCCTTAATGGTGCTGCTATCTGGATAGATGGCGAAGACAAAGATAACGTAAAACGTGGAAAGAATGTCCATGTACATCACAATATAATGTACAACGTAGGGCAATATAGTACTAATACAGGATACAGCAATGCAGCGATGATAATAGGACAATTCGATAATACAATAATAGAAAACAATGTCATAGATAATGGTGGGCATGCTGCTGTAAAGTATTATCAATATCCAAATTCTTACAAGATGAGTGCAGACTTCACAACTATTGTGAGAAACAATATTATCTTGAACTGCGCTAAAAACGTGAAAACAGGTATTTGGAATTATAATTCAGATCATCATGAATTTATTGTTTACAATAACTGTTTATATAATAATGCAAATGGTGCATACACTGGCGCAAATATTGGCCATAGCGACGATATATACCTTGATCCGCTATTTGCATCTTCTACAAGCCGTGACTATCACCTAAAGAGCAAAGCAGGTAGGTATTCAAGTGGAAAGTGGGTAGCTGATAGTACAACCAGCCCACTGATAGATGCAGGATATTCAAAATCTAGTTACAGCACTGAACCTTCTCCAAATGGAGGAATAATCAACATCGGCAGATATGGTAACACTGCTCAGGCGTCAAAAAGTTCTTCCACATCATCTCCTGTATCTAACAAAGCACCAGTTGCGAAGGCTGGCTCTGATAAGACCGTTTCCACAGGTTCAACTGTTAGTTTTGATGGTAGTTCTTCCTCAGATGACAAAGGTATAGCATATTATTCATGGGACTTTGATTCTTCAAATGGCATATCTGAAACCACCGGAATAACATCCACGTACAAATATTCAACTGCAGGAACTTACACTGTGACACTTACTGTCACAGACATATATGGGCAGAAATCTACAGATACATTAATAGTAGTGGTTGCTGATCCAGATGATCCACCAGTGGCAAATGCAGATGCGGATAAGACTACAACTACAGGCTCTGCTGTTAGCTTTGATGGTAGTTCGTCAACTGATGACAAAGGTATAACAACGTACTCATGGGACTTTGACGTCTCAAATGGCATAACTTCTGAAGCTTCAGGTAAGACAGCTACTCATACATATACAACTGCAGGAACCTATACTGTAACACTAACAGTTACAGACACAAGTGGTCAGACAGATACAGATACATTAAAAGTGGTTGTAAGTAGTAGTACTTCATCGGGTTCAGGATCAATCTCATATACACCTTGCTATGACAATAGGTTGCGTGAATCACTTCCGACTACTGTTCTTTCCACAAGTACATATATCGACGTTGGAAGGAGTACAGATAGCATATGCAGGAATGTAATGCTCTTTGATCTAAGTAACTACAAGACAACAGACACGGTATCTAAGGCAACCTTGTCGCTTTATTGGTATTATCCTGCAGGTACAACACGTAGTTCTGCTACAGTTGTGGAAATCTATAGGCCATGTTCATGGACACCAAGTTCTGTTACCTGGAATTCTTGGGCAACAGCAGGAGGAAACTGGTATGATAAAAGCGGTGTTGCTCAGGGTAGTACGCCATATGCAACTCTTACATTCCCGGCCAGCACAGTATCTGACAACCAATATTATGAGTTTGATGTAACACAGCTTGTGCAGGAATATGTAAGTGGTAAGTACAGTAATACTGGTTTCTTCATCAAAGCAAAGACTGAGAGCGATAACTACATTGCTTTCTATAGTTCGGATTGTGGAGATGACGCACATAAACCACTATTAAAAGTTACCACTGGTTCAGGTTCAACTTCAACAGATAATGCACCAGTTGCAAATGCTGGTGCTGATAAAACTGCAACTACAGGTACATCTGTTAGCTTTGATGGGAGTGCTTCCACTGATGATAAAGGCATAGCAACCTATTCATGGGACTTTAATACTTTAGATGGCATAACCTCTGAAGCGACCGGAGTTTCAACTACTCATACATTTGCTACGGCAGGAACATATACTGTAACTCTTACAGTAACCGATACTGCAGGGCAAAAATCCACGGATACGTTACAGGTGGTTGTTAGTAATAGCACTTCACCCAGTACAGGTTCCGGTACTTACACGCCTACTTATGACAATAGATTACGTGAGTCACTCCCAACTTCTGTTCTTTCCACAAGTGCATATATTGACGTTGGAAGGAGTGCAGATAGCGTGTGCAGGGATGTAATGCTGTTCGATCTGAGTGGATATAAGACAACAGATACGATATCTAAGGCAACACTGTCTCTTTACTGGTATTATCCTACAAGTGCACGTACTTCTGCTACTGCTGTGGAGATCTACAGGCCAGTTGCTTGGAATCCAAATTCTGTTACCTGGAATTCCTGGACAACAGCAGGAGGAAACTGGTATGATAAGAATGGCGCTGCTCAGGGAAGCACACCATATGCAACTCTTACTTTTTCAGCCAGCAAACTACCTGATAACCAATACTATGATTTTGATGTTACACAGCTTGTGCAGGAATATGTAAGTGGCAAGTACACTAATACTGGTTTCTTCATCAAGGCAAAGACTGAGAGCGGTAATTATATTGCATTCTACAGCTCGGATTGTGGAGATGATGCACATAAACCGAAGTTAACAATTACCACTGCTTCAGTAGATAATGCACCGGTTGCAAACGCTGGTGCTGATAAAACTGCAACTACAGGTACATCTGTTAGCTTTGATGGGAGTGCTTCCACTGATGATAAAGGCATAGCAACCTATTCATGGGACTTTAATACTTTAGATGGCATAACCCCTGAAGCGACCGGAGTTTCAACTACTCATACATTTGCTACGGCAGGAACCTATACTGTAACTCTGACAGTAACCGATACTGCAGGACAAAAATCCACGGATACGTTACAGGTAGTAGTAAGTAAAATAACCAGTACGATATCTTATACGCCTACTTATGACAATAGACTGCGTGAATCATCTCCAACTAGTGTTCTTTCAACTAGTACTTTTATTGATGTTGGGGAGCTTTCAGGAAGCCGTTATAGAGATGTGATGTTGTTTGATCTGAGTAGCTACAAGACAACTGATACAATATCTAAGGCAACATTATCGCTTTATTGGTATTATCCTGCAGGTACTAGCCGTACTTCTGATACTATTGTTGATATCTACAGGCCAGTTGCATGGGATACAAAGTCTGTAACTTGGACCTCAGGAAGCTGGTACGACAAGAACGGTGTTGCTCAGGGAAGCACACCATATGCAACTCTTACTTTCCCTGCAAGTACATTGCCTGGTAACAAATACTATGATTTTGATGTTACACAGCTTGTGCAGGAATATGTAAGTGGTAAGTACACTAATACTGGTTTCTTCCTCAAGGCAAAGACTGAGAGCGGTAATTATATTGCATTCTACAGCTCGGACTGGACAACTGCTGCACAGAGGCCGAAGTTAACTATAATATGTTAA
- a CDS encoding SAM-dependent methyltransferase yields the protein MRLDTYLVDMGYFSSRARAKDAIIRGNVEVEGNVVTKPSKDVSTDRLIEVIEGLDMPKGYFKLKLIQETSGIICEGNSVLDLGSSAGGFLLYASQIAGKIQGLEYSKDFYVELNKITDKHENVSVKFGDVFTIPLEELSADNVDVILSDMTLEPADSLLALKRVLPLLKEGGKLLQVIKIQKRENREPIISKIEDMGVKIVQVIEPQKQEIYVIARKPLKEVDA from the coding sequence ATGAGACTTGATACTTATCTTGTGGATATGGGTTATTTTAGTTCCAGAGCACGTGCAAAGGATGCTATTATCCGCGGGAATGTAGAAGTTGAAGGAAATGTTGTTACCAAACCGTCTAAAGATGTCAGTACCGATCGACTTATTGAAGTCATTGAAGGGCTTGATATGCCAAAAGGATATTTCAAGCTAAAACTTATTCAGGAAACTTCCGGTATCATTTGTGAAGGAAATAGTGTTCTTGACTTGGGTTCAAGTGCAGGAGGATTTCTACTTTATGCTTCACAGATAGCAGGAAAAATACAAGGTCTAGAATATAGTAAAGATTTTTATGTGGAGCTTAACAAGATCACTGATAAACATGAAAATGTTAGTGTAAAGTTTGGAGATGTTTTCACAATTCCTTTGGAGGAATTGTCAGCTGATAATGTGGATGTTATACTAAGTGATATGACTCTTGAACCTGCTGATTCCCTTTTGGCACTTAAAAGAGTTCTCCCTTTACTAAAGGAAGGTGGGAAGTTGCTACAAGTCATTAAGATACAAAAACGTGAGAATAGGGAACCCATAATTTCTAAAATCGAAGATATGGGAGTTAAAATAGTTCAAGTTATAGAACCACAGAAGCAGGAGATATATGTGATTGCACGCAAGCCTTTAAAAGAAGTTGATGCATGA
- a CDS encoding DUF2119 domain-containing protein, whose protein sequence is MTYRLFGEGDPIRLFVGGLHGNEWIYTSDILEKLEPPSTGSLAVIPVVCKEKYVSTLEKHYYKTLGQPIIQAVEELKPSIYIEFHSYSKQNQKLLTGAERIHKTGVPAYSQLDNDVLLGSVSPVIRREYFPMEALCLSFEIQKDNPLSKDYGTRLARIMKECLSKDHFIEQLKKTYPVQTSKVIEDYRKFYGL, encoded by the coding sequence ATGACTTATAGATTGTTTGGCGAGGGCGATCCAATAAGACTTTTTGTAGGTGGTTTGCATGGAAATGAATGGATATATACATCAGATATACTGGAAAAACTTGAACCGCCTTCAACAGGTTCTCTGGCTGTGATACCTGTTGTATGCAAAGAAAAATACGTGTCTACCCTGGAAAAGCATTACTATAAAACTCTCGGCCAGCCCATTATACAAGCTGTGGAAGAACTAAAACCTAGTATTTACATTGAGTTTCATTCATATTCAAAGCAAAACCAGAAGCTTCTGACAGGTGCAGAACGTATTCATAAGACAGGAGTTCCTGCATATAGCCAGCTTGATAATGATGTGCTTCTGGGTTCGGTATCTCCCGTCATAAGAAGAGAATACTTTCCTATGGAAGCACTATGCCTGTCTTTTGAGATCCAGAAAGATAATCCCTTATCAAAGGATTATGGGACCAGACTCGCGAGAATAATGAAAGAATGCTTATCAAAAGATCATTTTATCGAGCAATTGAAAAAAACATACCCTGTTCAGACCTCTAAAGTAATAGAGGATTACAGAAAATTTTATGGTTTGTAA
- the thsA gene encoding thermosome subunit alpha: protein MAQQGMSIQMAGQYGGQPVYIIDPRTEHAQGKDALSMNINAAKAVAKLVRSTLGPKGMDKMLVNVLGDIVLTNDGATILKEMEIEHPTAKMIVEVAKTQEDIAGDGTTSAVVIAGSLMDKAGELIEKGLHPIVIFKGYNLAAQKAIEILENFATKVKKDDRKILEKIAETSITGKAPEASSGYLSKVCVDAVLAIEENGKYNIDDKIVIRKEAGGKITDTQIVKGIYINKYRLHPDTPAKVENAKIALLDMPIEVAKTNTKSKIQLGSVEEMFAFKDQETVNFNKMLDKVIATGANVVFSSKNIDDSAVHYFMKHKIYTCRRLKDEDMTVLSLSTGAKLVRNMNEISADDLGFAEVVEQESEYEEKTLITGFKKSNTVTILIKAGSEHVTDNIERVFDDALNVVKSVLEDKAIVPGGGASEMVVAQGLRSYASTIEGREQLAIHAFADAMEEIPKAIAENAGLDKINMLLQLRAESGKNKNSGINVYSGKIEDMMKDSIIDPLRVKTQAIKSASEVSAMILRVDDMLKAQEKDMQDVNPAHNINNYNMG, encoded by the coding sequence ATGGCACAACAAGGCATGTCAATACAAATGGCAGGACAATATGGAGGTCAGCCGGTTTATATTATTGACCCAAGAACAGAGCATGCACAGGGTAAAGATGCCCTTTCTATGAATATCAATGCTGCTAAAGCAGTTGCAAAGCTGGTACGTTCTACCTTAGGACCGAAGGGTATGGACAAAATGCTGGTCAATGTTCTTGGAGATATTGTTCTTACCAACGACGGTGCCACTATACTCAAGGAAATGGAGATAGAGCACCCCACTGCAAAAATGATTGTTGAGGTCGCTAAGACACAAGAAGACATTGCAGGGGACGGCACCACCAGCGCTGTTGTGATAGCAGGCAGTCTCATGGACAAAGCCGGAGAACTTATTGAAAAAGGTCTCCACCCCATAGTTATTTTTAAGGGTTACAACCTTGCTGCCCAGAAAGCTATTGAGATCCTGGAAAACTTTGCAACAAAGGTTAAGAAGGATGATCGAAAAATACTTGAGAAGATAGCAGAGACCTCTATCACAGGTAAAGCCCCTGAAGCTTCTTCAGGCTATCTATCAAAGGTATGTGTTGATGCAGTGCTGGCAATAGAGGAAAATGGCAAGTACAATATAGATGACAAGATTGTTATCCGGAAAGAGGCTGGCGGCAAGATCACAGATACACAGATAGTAAAGGGAATTTACATCAATAAATATCGTCTTCACCCTGACACCCCTGCTAAAGTTGAAAACGCAAAGATTGCGCTGCTGGATATGCCAATAGAGGTTGCCAAGACTAATACCAAGTCAAAGATTCAGCTTGGAAGTGTCGAGGAAATGTTTGCCTTTAAGGACCAGGAAACGGTCAATTTCAATAAAATGTTGGATAAGGTCATAGCCACAGGTGCCAACGTAGTCTTCTCTTCCAAGAACATAGATGATAGTGCTGTTCACTATTTTATGAAGCACAAAATCTACACCTGCAGAAGGCTGAAAGATGAGGATATGACCGTACTTTCCCTTTCTACCGGTGCTAAGCTTGTAAGAAACATGAACGAGATCAGTGCTGATGACCTTGGATTTGCCGAAGTGGTGGAGCAGGAATCTGAATATGAAGAGAAAACACTCATCACAGGTTTCAAGAAATCCAATACTGTGACTATCCTCATAAAGGCAGGCAGTGAACATGTTACTGATAACATCGAGCGTGTTTTTGATGATGCTCTCAATGTTGTAAAGTCCGTGCTCGAAGATAAGGCAATAGTGCCTGGCGGAGGAGCTTCTGAAATGGTTGTTGCACAGGGATTGCGCTCTTATGCATCCACCATCGAGGGACGTGAGCAGCTTGCTATCCATGCTTTTGCAGATGCTATGGAAGAAATACCAAAGGCAATTGCAGAGAATGCAGGACTTGACAAGATTAATATGCTGTTGCAGCTGCGTGCTGAATCTGGAAAGAATAAGAACAGTGGTATAAACGTGTACTCAGGTAAGATTGAGGACATGATGAAGGACAGTATTATTGATCCACTTCGTGTTAAGACACAGGCTATCAAGTCTGCATCAGAAGTATCTGCCATGATATTGCGTGTTGATGACATGCTCAAGGCTCAGGAAAAGGATATGCAGGATGTTAACCCTGCACACAACATCAACAATTACAACATGGGCTAA
- the dph5 gene encoding diphthine synthase, with protein sequence MLTFIGLGLFDEKDISLKGLEAIAQANRVYVEFYTSRLMGTTVARMEELYNKTITVLTREEVEQYPDWLSFAKNENVVFLTGGDTMVSTTHVDLRLRAMEMAISTKLVHGSSISSAVCGLTGLQNYRFGKAVTVPHPYTSSRGKTVISETPYDTILQNLEHGLHTLVFLDIDKEKGYMTVNQALDLLLQVEEKKSIKILQDRIAVGIARAGSDSPSVVADYIKSLIDFDFGAPLHILVIPADTHFVEAEALVQLAHAPKSILEMHNQ encoded by the coding sequence ATGTTGACCTTCATAGGATTGGGACTCTTTGATGAAAAAGACATCTCTCTAAAAGGACTTGAAGCTATTGCCCAGGCAAACAGGGTATATGTAGAGTTCTATACATCCAGGCTTATGGGAACTACCGTGGCGAGAATGGAAGAATTGTATAATAAAACGATAACAGTACTCACACGGGAAGAGGTGGAACAATACCCGGATTGGCTAAGTTTCGCCAAGAATGAAAATGTGGTTTTTCTAACAGGGGGAGATACAATGGTTTCCACCACCCATGTTGACCTGCGCTTGCGTGCAATGGAAATGGCCATCAGTACAAAACTTGTTCATGGCTCGTCAATATCGTCAGCAGTATGTGGACTTACCGGTCTGCAGAACTATAGGTTTGGAAAAGCCGTTACTGTACCTCATCCATATACAAGTAGCAGAGGGAAAACTGTCATATCGGAAACCCCTTATGATACTATTCTTCAAAACCTTGAACATGGGCTTCATACTCTTGTTTTCCTTGATATTGATAAAGAAAAAGGTTACATGACAGTGAACCAGGCATTGGACCTTCTTCTGCAGGTGGAAGAAAAGAAAAGCATAAAAATACTGCAGGACAGGATAGCAGTTGGCATAGCCAGAGCCGGATCCGACTCCCCATCGGTTGTAGCAGATTACATTAAAAGCCTGATTGATTTTGATTTCGGTGCACCCCTTCATATATTAGTGATTCCGGCAGATACGCATTTTGTTGAAGCAGAGGCGTTAGTACAGTTGGCACATGCACCAAAATCAATACTTGAAATGCATAACCAGTAG
- a CDS encoding ATP-binding protein — protein MVRDAVGVIFGEAGTSNFRILLSDSTSVHQGGYVKAWHEVDGWVLAQVLSITRSGDSYSIEEAKNGTRKDKSGDRIIADVTVIGKRDDSGLLRSPTTPFSPGDPIYKANNELICSSLGLSGKEMFIGMLEGTDIPVHLNVNSLVQKHCSILAKTGSGKSYTAGVLLEEMLDRKVPLLIIDPHSEYASLKEEGTISTEVAGRFKVAPKSYAQYVTVYTPANKSLNPKADEVFRLNGMNLTAKELSEAFPNNFTSTHIGILYEAIDKIKAEMETYTLDEIIFEVKNNDSKAKWNVISHLEEIRETGILSTNPTSIEDLVQPGRAAIIDFKGVNPDIQSMIVARLCSTLFEARKMNTIPPGMLVVEEAHNYAPEKGFSKTLSSDILRTIASEGRKFGLGMMVISQRPARVDKNVLSQCGTQIIMKVTNPNDLKAISKGLEGVSSYVEDELMRLPPGVAMLVSTDIERPILIDIRVRKSKHGGESVNVMRSVNFNSSPAAPARKPPIESGHISPVIEHHVKEEYIPVQTTTAPPPKRKPSKEVKTEEGGGLFKKIFGASK, from the coding sequence ATGGTTCGAGATGCAGTTGGCGTGATATTCGGAGAAGCAGGGACATCCAACTTCAGGATACTATTATCAGATAGCACCAGTGTGCATCAGGGAGGATACGTAAAAGCCTGGCATGAGGTCGATGGCTGGGTGCTTGCACAGGTACTATCCATTACCCGTTCCGGAGATAGTTACTCTATAGAGGAGGCAAAGAACGGTACCCGTAAGGACAAAAGCGGGGATAGGATAATCGCTGATGTAACGGTCATAGGCAAACGTGATGATTCAGGTCTGTTACGGTCACCTACAACTCCTTTTAGTCCGGGAGACCCTATCTACAAAGCGAACAATGAACTTATATGCAGTTCCCTTGGGCTCTCTGGAAAAGAAATGTTCATTGGCATGCTGGAAGGCACTGATATACCCGTACATCTCAATGTGAATAGTCTTGTACAGAAACACTGCAGTATCCTTGCAAAGACAGGAAGCGGCAAATCCTATACTGCGGGTGTGCTCCTTGAAGAGATGCTAGACAGAAAGGTACCTCTGCTTATTATTGACCCACATAGTGAATATGCATCTTTGAAAGAAGAAGGAACAATCAGTACAGAAGTTGCAGGCAGGTTCAAGGTCGCGCCAAAATCATACGCACAGTATGTTACTGTATACACTCCTGCCAACAAGAGCCTGAATCCTAAAGCCGATGAAGTGTTTCGGCTTAACGGCATGAACCTGACAGCAAAAGAATTAAGTGAAGCTTTTCCCAACAATTTCACCAGCACTCATATAGGGATCCTTTATGAAGCTATTGATAAGATCAAAGCTGAAATGGAAACCTATACCCTCGATGAAATAATTTTTGAGGTAAAGAACAATGATAGTAAGGCAAAGTGGAATGTGATCAGCCATCTTGAAGAAATAAGAGAAACAGGCATACTTTCAACCAATCCTACATCAATTGAGGATCTGGTTCAACCGGGAAGAGCTGCCATCATAGATTTCAAAGGTGTGAATCCTGATATTCAGTCGATGATCGTTGCGCGCTTGTGCAGTACGTTATTCGAAGCTCGAAAGATGAATACCATCCCCCCTGGTATGCTGGTGGTGGAAGAAGCTCATAACTATGCTCCTGAAAAAGGTTTCAGCAAAACCTTAAGCTCAGATATACTACGGACAATTGCCTCAGAAGGGCGTAAGTTCGGTCTTGGAATGATGGTAATTTCCCAGAGGCCTGCACGTGTAGACAAGAACGTTCTTTCTCAGTGCGGCACACAGATCATCATGAAGGTCACTAACCCCAATGACCTGAAAGCTATTAGCAAAGGTCTTGAAGGTGTAAGTTCCTATGTGGAGGACGAACTCATGCGCCTGCCGCCGGGAGTCGCGATGCTGGTGAGCACTGATATTGAACGACCTATTCTGATAGACATAAGGGTGCGTAAAAGTAAACACGGTGGAGAGTCTGTTAATGTAATGCGAAGTGTTAACTTTAACTCTTCTCCGGCAGCACCGGCTAGGAAGCCACCGATAGAATCTGGACACATTTCACCTGTAATAGAACATCACGTCAAAGAAGAGTATATACCTGTTCAGACTACTACAGCTCCTCCTCCCAAGAGAAAACCGTCAAAGGAAGTAAAAACAGAAGAAGGAGGCGGTCTTTTCAAGAAAATATTTGGTGCGAGTAAATGA
- a CDS encoding DUF357 domain-containing protein — protein sequence MPADLNEKVKRYENLLRQALEKAEFAPIKDSHMYAVANDFHTMAKSYYEDGIHFIRQEDPVNALICFSYGHAWLDAGARLGVFRVDDDKLFTI from the coding sequence TTGCCAGCTGATCTGAATGAAAAGGTTAAAAGATATGAGAACCTACTAAGGCAAGCGCTGGAAAAAGCAGAGTTTGCACCTATTAAGGATTCACATATGTACGCTGTCGCAAATGACTTTCATACGATGGCAAAATCATATTACGAAGATGGTATCCACTTTATACGACAGGAAGATCCTGTGAACGCACTGATATGTTTCAGTTATGGACACGCTTGGCTGGATGCAGGGGCGCGTCTAGGAGTGTTTAGAGTGGACGATGATAAATTGTTTACTATATGA
- a CDS encoding DUF555 domain-containing protein, translated as MSNYNVILEAAWLVRDVNSPDDAIGVAISEAGKRLNPKLDFVEVDVGTTYCPACEEAFSSVFLTANTAIVGLVLEMKVFDAETEEHASRIAKSVIGRALRDVPLKIVDVEEFQ; from the coding sequence ATGTCAAATTATAATGTTATACTTGAAGCTGCCTGGTTGGTCAGAGATGTGAACAGTCCGGATGATGCCATAGGTGTGGCAATTTCTGAGGCTGGCAAAAGACTGAACCCTAAACTCGATTTTGTGGAAGTGGATGTTGGCACCACATATTGCCCGGCTTGTGAAGAAGCATTTAGTAGTGTTTTCCTGACCGCTAATACTGCTATTGTAGGTCTGGTCCTTGAGATGAAGGTATTCGATGCCGAAACTGAGGAACATGCATCACGAATAGCTAAATCTGTTATTGGAAGGGCATTGAGAGATGTTCCTCTAAAAATCGTTGATGTTGAAGAGTTCCAGTAA